In Xenopus tropicalis strain Nigerian chromosome 5, UCB_Xtro_10.0, whole genome shotgun sequence, one genomic interval encodes:
- the smpdl3a gene encoding acid sphingomyelinase-like phosphodiesterase 3a precursor, translating to MGVLCACLLLVTPLVISAMPLSPEGNPTQEETAGQFWHISDLHLDFSYHITEDRTKVCLSSKGAKASNPGIFGDFVCDSPYELILSAIQYIKDSHQKVDFMIWTGDSPPHIPVKELSTKIVIDVIGNMTSTIRSLLPDLLVFPALGNHDYWPQDQLPVKESEVYTAVAEFWKPWLTEEALSTFRKGGYYSQIYKSNKSAHSLRIISLNTNLYYTPNKVTVNMTDPANQFEWLEDTLKISRQNNEKVYIIAHVPVGYLPFARLTPAMRETFNERLVKIFRNYSDVITAQFYGHTHRDSIMVLLDEKEKPVGSVFVTPAVTPIRSALETDSNNPGFRLYQYDTTDYHLLDLWHYFLNLTEANLKNESSWNLEYIMTKTYQIKDLQPESLEGLVKRFQQPESIEFLYYYKNYLVSFDSRVGCDPLCKLQQICAIQYVDEESYTKCIIGSKEFK from the exons ATGGGAGTTCTTTGTGCCTGCTTACTTCTTGTCACTCCGCTGGTTATTTCAGCCATGCCCCTGAGTCCAGAAGGCAATCCCACACAGGAAGAAACCGCAG GGCAGTTCTGGCACATTTCTGACTTACATTTGGACTTTTCTTATCACATTACTGAAGACCGTACCAAAGTTTGCTTATCTTCGAAGGGTGCCAAAGCTTCAAATCCTGGAATATTTGGAGATTTTGTGTGTGACTCCCCTTATGAATTAATTTTATCTGCAATTCAGTACATAAAAGACTCTCATCAAAAAGTTGATTTCATGATATGGACAGG TGACAGCCCACCTCATATTCCAGTGAAAGAACTTTCCACAAAAATTGTGATAGATGTGATTGGCAATATGACTTCAACCATTCGCAGCCTCTTACCTGATCTTCTTGTATTTCCTGCTCTTGGAAACCATGACTACTGGCCCCAG GATCAGCTTCCTGTGAAGGAGAGTGAGGTTTACACAGCAGTAGCAGAGTTTTGGAAACCGTGGTTAACAGAAGAAGCACTTAGCACTTTCCGTAAAG GGGGTTATTATTCCCAGATTTATAAATCAAACAAATCTGCTCACTCTTTACGGATCATCAGTTTAAATACCAATCTTTATTACACTCCAAACAAGGTGACAGTGAACATGACAGACCCAGCCAACCAATTTGAATGGCTGGAAGACACTTTAAAAATCTCTCGCCAAAACAATGAAAAG GTATACATTATTGCACATGTTCCAGTGGGATATCTACCTTTTGCAAGACTCACCCCAGCTATGAGGGAAACATTTAATGAAAGGCTGGTCAAAATATTCCGTAATTACAGTGATGTGATAACTGCACAATTTTATGGGCACACTCACCGTGACAGCATTATGGTACTTTTAGATGAAAAAG AAAAACCAGTTGGCTCTGTGTTTGTTACACCAGCTGTCACACCAATAAGGTCTGCATTGGAGACAGATTCCAATAATCCAGGATTTCGGTTATATCAGTATGATACCACTGACTACCACTTACTT gatcTCTGGCATTATTTCTTAAACCTTACTGAAGCAAACTTAAAGAATGAGTCTTCATGGAATCTGGAATATATTATGACTAAAACATACCAAATAAAGGATCTGCAGCCAGAAAGTTTGGAAGGCCTTGTAAAAAGGTTTCAGCAGCCAGAAAGCATTGAATTTCTATACTATTACAAAAATTACTTGGTGAGCTTTGACTCAAGAGTTGGCTGTGATCCTCTCTGCAAGTTACAGCAAATATGTGCCATTCAATATGTAGATGAGGAATCCTATACAAAATGCATCATTGGGAGTAAGGAATTTAAAtag
- the smpdl3a gene encoding acid sphingomyelinase-like phosphodiesterase 3a isoform X1, with the protein MIWTGDSPPHIPVKELSTKIVIDVIGNMTSTIRSLLPDLLVFPALGNHDYWPQDQLPVKESEVYTAVAEFWKPWLTEEALSTFRKGGYYSQIYKSNKSAHSLRIISLNTNLYYTPNKVTVNMTDPANQFEWLEDTLKISRQNNEKVYIIAHVPVGYLPFARLTPAMRETFNERLVKIFRNYSDVITAQFYGHTHRDSIMVLLDEKEKPVGSVFVTPAVTPIRSALETDSNNPGFRLYQYDTTDYHLLDLWHYFLNLTEANLKNESSWNLEYIMTKTYQIKDLQPESLEGLVKRFQQPESIEFLYYYKNYLVSFDSRVGCDPLCKLQQICAIQYVDEESYTKCIIGSKEFK; encoded by the exons ATGATATGGACAGG TGACAGCCCACCTCATATTCCAGTGAAAGAACTTTCCACAAAAATTGTGATAGATGTGATTGGCAATATGACTTCAACCATTCGCAGCCTCTTACCTGATCTTCTTGTATTTCCTGCTCTTGGAAACCATGACTACTGGCCCCAG GATCAGCTTCCTGTGAAGGAGAGTGAGGTTTACACAGCAGTAGCAGAGTTTTGGAAACCGTGGTTAACAGAAGAAGCACTTAGCACTTTCCGTAAAG GGGGTTATTATTCCCAGATTTATAAATCAAACAAATCTGCTCACTCTTTACGGATCATCAGTTTAAATACCAATCTTTATTACACTCCAAACAAGGTGACAGTGAACATGACAGACCCAGCCAACCAATTTGAATGGCTGGAAGACACTTTAAAAATCTCTCGCCAAAACAATGAAAAG GTATACATTATTGCACATGTTCCAGTGGGATATCTACCTTTTGCAAGACTCACCCCAGCTATGAGGGAAACATTTAATGAAAGGCTGGTCAAAATATTCCGTAATTACAGTGATGTGATAACTGCACAATTTTATGGGCACACTCACCGTGACAGCATTATGGTACTTTTAGATGAAAAAG AAAAACCAGTTGGCTCTGTGTTTGTTACACCAGCTGTCACACCAATAAGGTCTGCATTGGAGACAGATTCCAATAATCCAGGATTTCGGTTATATCAGTATGATACCACTGACTACCACTTACTT gatcTCTGGCATTATTTCTTAAACCTTACTGAAGCAAACTTAAAGAATGAGTCTTCATGGAATCTGGAATATATTATGACTAAAACATACCAAATAAAGGATCTGCAGCCAGAAAGTTTGGAAGGCCTTGTAAAAAGGTTTCAGCAGCCAGAAAGCATTGAATTTCTATACTATTACAAAAATTACTTGGTGAGCTTTGACTCAAGAGTTGGCTGTGATCCTCTCTGCAAGTTACAGCAAATATGTGCCATTCAATATGTAGATGAGGAATCCTATACAAAATGCATCATTGGGAGTAAGGAATTTAAAtag